CACATTAAATTAGTAAAAACAACTAAAATCAATGTCATCAGTGCTTAGTCTGTTCTATTacgtttattaatttaaatttttctacCATCAAAAGTCTAACTGTGCAACGAATTATTCAACTTACGCATCTCGCCCTGATGCAAATCTGCTATTAGTTCGGGACAAGAACTATTGCAAGGATTTATAGGAGTCAAACGAAGTTGCGTAGCTCCCCGTAATTGAGCTAGAGCTATGAGACCTGAATCTAGTTCGACCTTTTTATAACTTGGACTATTGTAATCCGAAGACATAAGGACCCAATTAAAATGTGCTGGTGAGACAGTACTTGAAAGAAAGTACGGGCGTTGATAATATTTCCTCAACACCTTCACCGCATTGATGTCACAATTTTGCCAGTGGACAAACCATTTAGCTACTTCAGGTGAATGTACCCGACGTAAAAATGCTGCCAAGTCGGACGAACCAGTTCTCAGATTTGAAGTTAAAGCACAAGGTACTGTTTCCATTAAGCGTTCGTTTTCTAAATAAAGCTGTAGATAAAATATACATCATTTATTTTGTTTAATGTACATGAAATTGTTTATCTTagaattatgtatttattttctcagaataaagaaaaatacaatacttttataaaatatatcttcttTTGTACTTACATGAGTGATATTATCAAACCAAAAATAATCTGTGTTCATAACTGCCCAAGAGTCCATTGCATCTGTAATAATTGCAGGTGCATCCCTACTCAAATAATTATCAACAAGATTGCGGTATCTCACATCTGACAAACGATCAATGGTTTCTAGAGCTTCACAAGTCTGcaaatataatttttgaaaaGATTAATGACTAGTTTCTGGAAATATTTTCAATACTTTCTGTATATCGGAATTAAtcatttatagaaaaataaactGTGTGAAATACATTTTATAACATTATTTAAAGTAATATCTAAATCAATATTAATAATCGTACCACACAGTCTTCCTCTGTTATCATGTAATCATTATAAAAAGGATTATTGATCATACAATTTTCATAGTACAAGGGT
The Bombus vancouverensis nearcticus chromosome 6, iyBomVanc1_principal, whole genome shotgun sequence DNA segment above includes these coding regions:
- the LOC117155713 gene encoding uncharacterized protein LOC117155713, with the protein product MSNSKCVKQLRKNYVKEQQEMSHSEKLRLIDDELNAFYKYCQQAGFTEEEMDIICQPLVAAMRRSWLQLVFRGTLVLIVLGTLACLAAQLDFVGTHFTAISRLLLIKVLPIWNWQPLYYENCMINNPFYNDYMITEEDCVTCEALETIDRLSDVRYRNLVDNYLSRDAPAIITDAMDSWAVMNTDYFWFDNITHLYLENERLMETVPCALTSNLRTGSSDLAAFLRRVHSPEVAKWFVHWQNCDINAVKVLRKYYQRPYFLSSTVSPAHFNWVLMSSDYNSPSYKKVELDSGLIALAQLRGATQLRLTPINPCNSSCPELIADLHQGEMLVFTNLMWTLEYAPMRGLDNIAILTETVWEEDT